In Desulfosporosinus sp. Sb-LF, the following are encoded in one genomic region:
- a CDS encoding pro-sigmaK processing inhibitor BofA family protein → MTLIFLGLLILLIGLVVRSTLSKPNLLIKILIHMLGGIVGLWVFDLLLSILGFAIPLNFFTIILVGLLGFPGVLTLTVLQFLGI, encoded by the coding sequence ATGACCTTAATCTTTCTGGGTTTGCTTATTTTGCTAATAGGCTTGGTCGTTCGGTCTACCCTGAGTAAGCCTAATTTGTTGATAAAGATTCTGATTCATATGCTAGGAGGAATTGTCGGACTATGGGTGTTCGACCTTTTACTTAGTATTCTAGGATTTGCAATTCCACTAAATTTTTTCACGATAATTTTAGTTGGATTGTTGGGATTTCCAGGGGTCTTAACTCTAACTGTATTGCAGTTTTTAGGAATCTAA